ACGCTTCCCAATGCCCGTCCCGCTATCTGTCACTGTCAGAATCGTCATACCGTCCTGCTCATAAGCGTTCAGATGGATGCTGCCTGTCCCTTGGATGACTTCCACCGCATTGGCAGTGAGATTGTTAAGCAGGGTCAATAGAGGAATGTAGCTGTCGGTTGTGTAATCGGAGGTGATGTGAATATGGAATTTAATCTCTTTACCCAGCATTTCCGCATATTTGGCATTGCTCTTGACCGCGAACTGCAGAATACCTGATAACGGCATGTCCCCGTTCACCTCACGCTCCACCAGCTTCACCAGCCCTGCCAGAATCCGCTGCGAATCCTTCTTCACCTCATGGAGCTGCTGGGTGATGTCGAGCACCTGCCGGCTGTAAGGTCCTGTGCCTTCTCCGTCCTTCAGCTTGCTGTACAGCTCGAAGCTGTTCAGCGTTACCTGCTCCAGGGTGCCTATGGACTTCTTCAGATAGAACACTTCCCCGTACAGGCCGGAGCCGAATCCGAGCATCTGCTGGGTCCGTTCATGCTGCTCCCGCTCCCGGATACGCAGCTGGCTGACAGAGATGCTGCTGTATACCCCGGTGGTGAAATACGTACGCAGGACCGCAATCGCCATCAGGTACGTCCACTCGTTCAGCCGGAAGGTAGCCGAATCCAGCACAATCAGCCGGGTCAGCAGCTCCATTTCATTTGAAAGGAGATCAATCACTGCGGCAACCGCGCCAAGTACCAGCGGATGGAAGGTATCAATCCGGCTCTTGATGACATGCATCAGTGCGCCGAACACGATGTAATAGATCATTGCCGAGAAGTGGCTGCTAAGGCTCTGCTCTACCGTCAGTCCGCTTCCCTCCACCATATCCATGGCAGTCCGGAACAGCAGCACAACCACCCCGGTAGCACAGCCTGTGCGGATATACGGCAGTTGTCTCATTAACAGCAGGAAGAGGAGAAAGGCGCTGCTGCCCATGGCAATGCGGAAGATATCTCCGTCAAACGGGTTGATCTTGAATTCTCCGGCTACCGCAGTAACGGCGGCCACCAGCAGAATCTGTACCGCCTTCATTCTCAGAATCGATTGTCCCATCGCCACTGCTCCTGCCTAGAGAGGTTGACAACTATAGTATCATAGCCGCAATGGATTGAATATGGCTTAATCCTCATCCGGCTAAGGTTATACCGCTCTGTGCTCAAGCCTTCTGGACAGCAGCGACAGCAGGTAATTGACGACAAAATAAATCAAGGCAACCAGCGCCAGCGTAGGGATGGCATAGCTGTAGCTGTGGCCGATGACAATGTTGGCATTATGCATCAGCTCCGGCAGGGAAATCACAACAGCGAGCGAGGTATCCTTCAGCAGGGAGATGAACTGGCTGACCAGTGGCGGAACCATGCGCCGCAGCCCCTGGGGAAGCACGATATGCCATAAGGTCTGCACAGTGCTGAGACCGGAGGAACGCGCCGCTTCAATCTGCCCCTTGTCGATCGACATTAAGCCGCCGCGGACAATCTCGGCAATCATCGCCGCCTCGAAGATGGTTAATGCTGCAATGGCCGCAGTAATCAGTCCGAGCTTGATCCCGACCTCCGGCAAGGCGAAGCGGATGAAGAAGATAATCAGCAGCAGCGGCAGATTACGGATCAGCTCCACCAGATAGAACATGACCGGAGACAGCACCGGCACCTCCGAGTAGCGGATGACGCCAATCATACAGCCGATGATAAAGCTCAGGAAGATCGATACAAAAGCAACGATCAGCGTCACATACAATCCGTCCAGCAGAAACTTCAGATTATCGGCAGAGTACGCACCTATGAAATCCATAATATCCCTCCTTTATCTCAAGCATTCTCTTAATATTTGCGCTGCAGCCGGCGCTCCCAGATCCGCACGCCGTAGCTGAGCGGAAGCGTAAGCACCAGATAGAATACCGCTACGAAAATGTAGGTGTCAAAGGTACGGTAAGTCTCTGTAGAGATCCCGTCGGCGAAGTACATCAGATCAAGACCGGCAACCAGAGTCAGTACGGAAGAGTTCTTAATCAGGTTAATGAACTGGTTGCCGAGCGGCGGAATGACCAGCTTGATCGCCTGCGGCAGAATGATATGCAGCATCGTCTGTATGTAGCTGAGACCGGAGGAACGTGCCGCCTCCATCTGTCCCTTGGGCACGGCCATAATTCCGGCACGGATCGCTTCGGCGATGAAGGCCGAGGTATATACGGCGAGTCCGATGGTTCCTGCCTTGAAGCCGTCCAGTGTGAAGCCCAGAGCGGAAGGCCCGTAATAGAAAATATACACGACCAGCAGCAGCGGAATGTTGCGGATGAACTCCACATACACCGCACCGAACCAGCGCAGACCCTTGACTGAAGTCATGCGGAAGACGGCAACGACCGCGCCGATCAGGAAGCTGCCGATCAGGGCCAGCACACTGGACAGCAGCGTACCGTAGAAGCCTTCCATATACAGTCCGAAGTAGTTCGTTAATATTGAGAAATCCATCAATGTTCACCTGCCTTTACCTACGGATGAGTTCGTTCCTGCCCGGCATGGCCGCCGTTCCTACAAACAAGTAGAAACGGCGTTGCCCTCCTTGGAAAAGGCGGTACCGTTTCTACGAGAAATTCGTGTGAAACCCGTTTATTCGTTCTTACCTTGATTGAAGCAAGTTCTTGCTTGGAGCAGGCTTATTTAGCCGGGGCTTTACCAATCCACTTGGTATAGATGGCATCATACTCCCCGTTCGCCTTCAGTTCAGCCAGTGTATCATTAATCGCCTTAACTACATCCGCGTTGCCTTTCTGTACTGCAATGCCGTAAGGCTCATCGGTAAACGGCTTCCCTACCACCTCGAAGCCGGGGTCCTGGGAGGCCATTCCGTACAGAATCGCATCATCCGTAGTGAGCGCGTCACCCTGACCCGCCTTGAGCGCGCTGAAGGCATCCTGGTAGTTATCGAATTCAAGCACGGTTACGCCCGGCACCTTCTCTTTGATATTCTTGATTGAGGTTGCCCCCTTGGAGCCGAGAATCTTCGTATCCTTCGTAACGCTCTCCAGGCCTGTAATCGGGCTGCCCTTCTTCACCAGCAGGGACTGGCCGGCCTGGAAATAGACGTCGGAGAAATCGACTTCCTTCTTGCGGTCCTCCGTAATGGTCATGGTAGCCACCACCATATCGATCTCGCCGTTATTCAGCATCGGAATGCGCGTCTTGGAGGTGACCTCCTTCAGCTCGATGGCATTCTCATCACCGAGAATTGTCTTAGCGATGGCCTTGGAGATATCGATGTCGAAGCCTTCCACGTTACCGGAGGCCGGGTCCTTCAGACCGAACAGGCGGGTATCGAACTTCACGCCGACGAGCAGCTTGCCGCGCTCCTTGATCTTGGCAATGGCCGCAGAGTCAGCGGCTGCTCCTCCGGCAGCGTTGCCGCCTGCCGCATTGTCGTTCTTGCCCTTGTTGTTGCCGCACCCGGCAATGACCAGCATGGCCGCAATCATCAGCACACTTAACACCTTGAAGCTCTTGGACATTTTCATTTCGTTTCCTCCCCGGATTCCTATATTTTTAGTTTAGTGGCTTAATACACGGCTGAGAAAAGTACGCGTCCGCTCTTCCTTCGGGCTGGCGAAGAAGGCTTCCGGCTCCGCCTCTTCCACGATCTGCCCCTGATCCATGAAGATGACCCGGTCCGCTACCTCACGGGCGAAACCCATCTCATGGGTCACAACGACCATCGTCATACCTTCGCGGGCCAGGGCGCGCATGACATCGAGCACCTCCCCGACCATCTCCGGGTCCAGCGCCGAGGTCGGCTCGTCGAACAGCATAATCTTGGGCTTCATCGCCAGCCCCCGGGCAATCGCCACCCGCTGCTGCTGCCCGCCGGATAGCTGGGAAGGATAGGTCTCCGCCTTGTCGGCAATGCCGACCTTCTCCAGATAATACATTGCGGTCTTCTCCGCTTCCGCTTTGCTTAAGCCCAGCACCTTCACCGGGGCCAGCGTGATATTATCAATGACCTTTTTGTGCGGGTACAGGTTGAAGTGCTGGAAGACCATTCCGATCTCTTTGCGTAAGGTATTGATATCTGTCTTACGTTCATTTACAGTTATACCGTCCACGGTTAATCCGCCGCTCGTGATCGTCTCCAGACGGTTAATGCAGCGCAGCATCGTGCTCTTGCCGGAGCCGGAAGGACCGACTACAACTACTACTTCCCCTTCCTGAACATGCAGGTCAATGCCCTTCAGTACATGGAATTGTCCGTAATGTTTGTCTACCTGATGAAAGTCGATCAATGGCTAGGCCTCCTTTGTCTATTCGGGTGTTTGTCAGCAATGATAACACTTAAAACAAACCTTACTCCAGAGACTACCAAATCCTACATAATACTACGCAAAATCCATTTCCCATATGTTATTTTCTTTTAATTATGTGATGTATTTCATTTTCTTTGTATGCCTATTAACATTTTTTATCAGTTTGGTGTAGCCTTTTGTGACATTCTTCTCTTGAAAAACAAGTGGAAACGGCTTTACTGTCCTTTTAAAGGACGGTACCGTTTCAGCGAGAAATAGAAGGATAATTTATCGTGTGCAACATATAAATTCTTATATTTTCAAATAACCCCCGCTTACGCCGAGGTTTACCGCTGAACGCAAAAAAAGATGTCCTAAAGCCATCCATGGCTTCTGCGACATCTTGTCCAGGCAATCTATTCTGTTCAGTCCTAGAAGAAGAGCTTGAAGATCACTCCAGACAGCAAGGCGCTGATCGGAATGGTAATGAACCAGGTAACCACGATCCGTCCGGCCACTCCCCATTTGACAGCGGAGAAGCGCTTGGCTGAACCTACACCCAGAATCGATGAGGTGATCGCGTGGGTTGTACTTACCGGCAGATGCAGCAGCGTAGCCGTGAAAATAACAGAGGCCGCCGAAATATCCGCCGCGAAGCCGTTGATCGGCTCGATTTTAAAAATCTTCGTGCCCATTGTCTTAATGATCTTCCAGCCGCCGATAGACGTTCCGAGTGCCATGGATGTAGCCGCTGCAATCTTAACCCAGAGCGGAACCTCCATTGTCTCAAGCCGTCCCGAGGTAACGAGGGCAAAGGTAATGATCCCCATCGCCTTCTGTGCGTCATTCGTACCATGGGTGAAGGATTGCAGTGCGGCCGTTACGATCTGCATCGAACGGAAGCCCTTGTTGACCGTATGCGGACTGCGCTTCGCGAAGATCCACTTCAGGATCGTCATCACAATATACCCGATTACAAAAGCGATCAGCGGGGAGAAAATCAGCCCCTCTACGATCTCAATGAACCCGCTCCATTTGATATGCTCTGTACCTGCCCCGACATACACCGCACCGGCTAACGCACCGATAAGCGCATGGGAGGAGGACGAAGGAATACCCAGCCACCAGGTCACGAGATTCCAGATAATTGCCGCAATGAGCGTCGCTGTGACAATGTCTATCCCGTTGTCCAGCAAGGTCGGATCGGTAATGCTGCCCCCGATCTTCTTCGCCACGCCGGTGAACATCAATGCGCCGATAAAGTTCATCGAGGCGGCCAGCATGATGGCTGTACGCGGCTTCAGCGCACGGGTCGAGACAGAGGTAGCAATCGCATTGGCGGTATCATGGAAGCCGTTGATGAAGTCGAACGCCAGCGCAAGAAAGATAACAAAAGCTAGTACATATATAGATGTATCCATATTGAGGCCCCTTATGAGTTACGCATGATGATCGATTCCAGCATGTTGGCTACGTCTTCACATTTATCCGTGGTGGTCTCGAGCCGCTCATACAATTCTTTGCGCTTAATCAGCTCAATCGGGTCCTTCACAGTCTCGAACAGGGCCTTGGTGCAGATACGCAGGACTTCGTCGCCCTGGTTCTCCAGATCATTCAGACGGATGGTGTATTCGCGGATCGCCAGCAGCTTCTTCTGGGAGAGCAAATGAACCGCCTTCTGGATCTCGTATGCACTCTGGCGGAGAATCTCTGCGAACTGGACAATATACTCATCCGCATCCAGCAGGTTATACATATAGAAACGCGAGGCAGAAGCCTCCAGCCCATCAATGACATCGTCCATGCTTGTAATCAGATCCATGATGTCGTCCCGTTCCAGCGGCGTAATGAACGTCTTGTTCAATTCCTTGATGACAGTGTGTGTGTAGGTATCGCACTGGGATTCGTATTTCTTCATCTCCGCGGCGAAGTTCTCCACATTGCCCTGGAGAGTCGAGATATTCTGAGCGAAATAATCCGCCGCCTGAACAATGGTGTCAGCCATGTTTTCCAGCGTCTCAAAGAATATATCCTTTTTTCTGAGCCTCATTAGCTTTATACCCCTTTACATGAAATTGCCGTAAAAAAATGCAGCCATCCAAATGTAAATGCATGAAAATGAATGACAACCCTTGTTATCTTATCATATCGACAGAAGGGATAGAAGACAAAAAACCGAACTTTTTTACACTATAATAACAATTCCCTGCAACTTACGAAAATAATCATCCGAACATTCAATCTCCAGCCGGAATTAGGGGGATGCAGGCGCCTGCGCGTATTCGAGATGACTGCTGAACGAAGGGCTGTTCGGAACGATCAGAATATGGGTAATCCCCGGGAACATCAGCGCCTCCTTGCCGTCCTTCTTCACGAACCGGATGACGTCTCCGGGGCTGCGCGACCACTTGCCGTTCATCGCTACGCCGCGCTGTAACAGCACTGCTTCTCCCCCCAGCTCCGTATCCACCTGCAGCCGGCCGACATCGTCCAGCACCTTATGATCCGAACCCATCACGATGATGTTTGCCGCTTCCACCGGACGGTTATTATTCAGATCGAGATGCGGCTTGCCGTTCACCCAGCGGGCGTATGTGCGCTGCTCTGCGTTATAATGGTACCCGACATTGTAGCTCTTCAGCAGGAAGTTCACACCCAGCGCAAGCGCCGGGGTGCCCTCCACAGGAATGTACTCCGGATCATGGAAAAGAAAACCCGGTACCTTCACGCTCTCCGCATAACCCAGCTTCACTGCCCCCTCCCGCAGCTTGGCGGCATTGCTGTACAGGTTATGCGGGGCCTTGCGTTCCTTGTCCCGCCAGAAGTAGGCCCCCGCGCGGCCGATTTCGTCCATATCCGCCTTCTTCTGCCGTTGCAGAATGGCATAGGCATCCGGACTGCCTCCGGCATGCACCGTTATGCCGCCATAGCTCTCGCCGATATCCAGCAGGTAAGGGCGGATACTGCGGATCGGCCCAATCTTCACCACCCCGGCATGACTCTGAAAGATACCGATCAGCCGGGTAATTCCGCCTTCGGCCAGCACCTCGTACAGAATATCCGCCTCGCTGATCCCGGACTGCGGGCGGGCCGCCGGGGCATTATTGATCATGACCGCGAGCGGCCGGGGCAGGATCTCCTCCTCAACCGGCAGGCCTGTTAAGCCGGAGACTGCTCCGGCGGCAGGCTCAGGAGAGGGGGACTGTACCACCTCTGTCGGCTGTGGCTCCAGGGTAGGCGCTGCTGTTGGTGCAGACGTGGGTACGGGCACAGGGCTGGCCTGCTCGTTACTGCAGGCAGAGAGCAGCACGGCGGCAAGGACCAGAGCAGATACAGGACGGGATACATAACGGTTCATCGATATAGACACGTTGTTCCTCCTAATCGTAAGTTACAGCTTGCTTCTCGCGATTCTATTCTGTGAAACTCGCTTCCTTCATTTAATCATAGCTGGCAGAGTTTGTCTTGAGCCAAGTGGAGACGGCAGCAGAAAAAGGGTACAGCCCTTGTAGCAGCTGTACCCTCTATTCATTCTTATATTAGTCAAACATCCAGCAGTTCAGGCTGAGCGTACCGTATTGATAGGCCTGAATCATTAACTGTGCCGCCCTGCCTTCATCGGCTGCACCCATTACGTAGAAGAGCGGGATGAAATGTTCCTTGCCGTAGGCAGGTACGGCCTCCCTCACATGCGGTGCTTGCTTCTCATAGGCATACAGGGAGGGAAGATCCCAGACCGCAAGCCGCTCTGCAATCCACCCGTCGAAGTCAAGCGCCCATTGCTCCGGCTGATCCTTCTGCTTCAGCAGCCTGAGGTTATGCACCAGACCGCCGCTGCCGATCAGGAGGACACCTTCCTCGCGCAGCGGTGCCAGCATCCGTCCGATGTTGTACTGCTCCTCAGGCGAGCGGAGCGAATCCACGGATAAGGCCACGACCGGAATATCCGCCTGCGGGAACATGGTGCTCAGGATGACCCAGGCGCCATGATCCAGCCCACGGCCCAGCACAGGCTGATGGGGCAGATTACTATTCTTGAACAGTTCCGAAATACGGCGGCTGAGTGCAGGATCACCTGGAGCAGGATAACTCAGCTGATACATCTCTTCCGGGAACCCGTAGAAATCATGCTGCGTTTCATGCTGTGCGTCCACTGTGATCAGCTGCTCTGGACTGTCCCAATGAGCTGAGAAGATCACAATGCCGCGCGGCTTCCCCAGATCCGAACCCAGCCGCTGCAAGAAACGCGTGTAGTCGTTATCCTCAAGTACCAGCAGCGGGGAGCCGTGCGCAATGAAAAAGGCCGGTAATTTCATAGGGTAAGAGCCTCCATTTCCGGTATGGTCTTCCCCTTTATTTTACAGCTAATTCCCAGCCATTGCGAGTGCAGTTACCGCTCCTATATCATCCAGTTCTGCCATTCCTCCTGCAGATGCTCCTGCTGGTTCATCCAGTCCCGGGTGCGCTTCAGCACCTGTTCCTGCGCCGGACCCGAAGAGAAGGTATGATCACCCTGGAAAATAATTTCTTTGTCGCACCGTCCTTCCGGCCGGGTCCAGAACAGCTTCTGGTAGAGGAACGCATAGTCTACAGGAATCACATCATCGGAGGTTCCGTGGATGACCAGCACATCGCCGCTGAACTTTCCGGCTTCCTGGAACGGCTGGAAGGCGGCCAGGGAATTGAAGTATACCGGAGTGAACGAATAGCCTGCATAATCTGCGCAGCCGCTCTTCACCGACCGGTCGAAGGCTTCCCTGCCGACAATCTTGACGATATCATTGAAGGGATAGCCGACGGCTGACCACAGTACAAGATTCTTCACACGCCGGTCGCGGACACCGGTCAGCAGCGCCACCGCGCCGCCCAGACTGTGTCCGATCAGCGTTACACGCTGCGGGTCCACATCGGCCGAGCTGATGCCGTAATCCAGCACCGCCCGGGTCTGCCCGATCATCGACTCCATATCCTCGCTGCCGTAATCACCGCTGCTCTCCCCGCAGCCCGCATAATCGAAGCGGATTACCATATAGCCATCCTGCGCCAGCTCACGGGCTGCCTTGACGAAGATCCGGTCGACACCGATCCGGCTGCCCACGAAGCCGTGGCAGATCACTGCAAGCGGCACCCGGTTCTTGCACCGTCCTGTCGCTGCCCGGTCTGCGGCCGGATAATGTATGCTCGCTGTCAATTCCTCTCCGTTATGCCGGATGATGATATTCCGTTCCATTGCGGCGTCCTCCCCTGAATGGCTGATTTATTTTATATTATAATAATTCCGATTAACTTAGTATGATTAATGTCTCTATTATAATATCTGCGCTAATTTGTTGTCAATACGCATGAAGCCCGCAGCTTAAGACTGTTCTACCGGAGAAAGGCCCCTTCCACTCCCTTAGGAGCAAAAGAGGCCCATATCCGCTTAGGCATCACTCAGTCATAGCTGTCGTGAAACATGTCGTGTGTCTCCTGCCGGCCTTCCCAATCCCCGAGCCCGTTCTCCTGGCCCTGCCCCGCAGCATCCCATAGGCTGAAGCCGTCAGAATTGCCCCAGTCCCCCACATCATTAGTCGGTACAGGCGCGGTGCCGCCGTTCACAGCCTTGCCGGGTTCCTGCTTGTTGTCCTGTTCCATAACGCTCCCTGCCTTCCCTCTAGCTATAGTTGGTGAAGCCACCACCTCTTCAGTGTTTACTCTTCCAAAAGGATTATTCAAACCTTCGTGAACGAACGTTGTCCTTGCACACGGCTGGTGCACAAACGTATACTCTAGGTTGAAGGTATCCTGATCACTCAATGCTGGAGGTATAGGTCCACACTATGAAAGTCAAAGCTATGATTAAGCAGAACAACCTGCTGCGGGAACAGATGACGCCGTCTAACCGCTCTTATTTCGAAGATATGATTCTGGCGATGCGCGCCAGTTCAGTAGATGCTGTACGTGCAGAGGAGCTGCTGCTGGAGGCGGCCGGGCTGCTGCTGAAGGGACAAGCCAAGGGCAAGAATGCCAAGCAGATTTTTGGCGAGAAGCCCGGTGATTATTTCAAGGACGTGATGGACAGCGCCCCGCCGCGCACACCGCGCAGCCGGCTGAAGAACTCTCTGATGATCTCCTGGTCCGCTCTGACCCTGCTGTTCGGGACGATGGGCGCCTGCGGTTTGATTACGCAGTGGAGCGGCGGTCCGCACGAACTGTTCGGCCAGCTCAGCCTGCTCACGCTGGTCGTTGTCGGAGCAGGCTCCATCCTGCTGGTTGAGCTGATTATGAAATGGATGGCCTCCCTCTCGGAGGACGACAGTCCGAAGCCCAAGACCTTCGATATTAAGGCCCTGGGCATTTATATTGGAATTGCCGTGATTGCGGTATTCGCCGGTATATTCCTCGATAATCTATTCCCGGTGATTCCGGTTTCGCCTTGGGTTAGTCTGGCTCTGGCCGCTGCCGGAGGGCTGGGGCTGAAATTCATATTCTTCCCATCTTAGAGGCTGTATCCCACATCCATTCCACACAGGAGGAGACTCGAATGAAAAAGCATGCCGTTCTATCCGCCGCAATCACCCTGCTCATAGGGCTTCAGGCAGGCGCAGCTGTCCCGGCCGGTGCCGAAGGCAGCGGAAGCAGCCGGACAGGCACTTCCGGTGCAGCTGCAAGCGCTAAGACTGCCAGCCATGCAGAAGCGGTCTACAAGGGCGCGCTGCCGCTGCTGTCCAGCGGTAACCTGCCGGGCACCATTGCCTATATGAAGACGAAGCTATATGCAGTCACTCCTTATCAGGCGACTGTACTGACGCTGAAGCTGGAGAACCTGCATAAGGCGCTGCTCCCCTCCTGGGAGAAGAAATTCAGCAGCAGCGACATCCAGCGGAAGCTTCTCACCGTCTACAGAGGGGGAGTCAGCATGCAAAAGCTGGCTGAGGGTACGGATAACGCCGCGCTGCGCACCCTGCTGCAAAATGCAGGAGAGAGCGGATACAAGCTGGATACGGCCGAGGGCAGCTTTTACCCGGTGATTGATTATGCCGGTTACCGCAAATATAAGCCTTATGTAACGGAGGATATCAGCAGTTATATTTCCATTATGGCGGCTGAATCAGATCTGCCCCCTTCCAAGGATAACGGGCTGATCATTGCCTGGGGAGAGGTGGCCGACCGTGCACTGACCCAGGAGCAATTCATCCAGACCTACCCCAAATCCAACCGGGTGCAGGCCGTTAAGACGCTGTATAACCAGTATGCTGTGAACACCTTCTACGGCCAGAACAATACCCCGCTCTTCCATTATGATAATCTGGAGATGGATCTGGAGGCGCAGAAGGCCTACACCAGCATCCTGGCCAAGAACAGCAGCACAAGCGCCTTCCTGCAGAAGCTTGAGGGCTTCATGAAGCTGATGAAGAGTAACGGCTACCTGCTGGACGACGCGGCGGAGCAGTATCTGAAGACTGAGGTGCCTCAGCCGTAGGCGGTTCAACTACATCCCACACAACGTGAAACAGCCCCGTCCAGACTTTGCTGGGCGGGGCTTACTTTGTCTATATGCAGCTACTCGCCGCAACTCAGATCAGCATACTGAACAGATTAACATCCTTGTTGATCTCCACGTAATCGACGCCCTTCTGCTCCATCCGCTCAATCAGCGGGGCGTAGGCATCGGTAGACATCAGCTCAATGCCGACCAGGGCCGGGCCGTTCTCCTTCTCATTCTTCTTTGTGTATTCGAACCGGGTAATATCATCGTCCGGTCCGACCACCTCGGTCAGGAACTCGCGCAGGGCACCTGCGCGCTGCGGGAAGTTGACCATGAAATAATGCTTAAGGCCCTCATAGATCAGGGAACGCTCCTTGATCTCCTGCATCCGGTCAATATCGTTGTTGCCGCCGCTGACGATGCAGACCACGCTTTTGCCGCGGATCTGATCACGGTACATGTCCAGTGCAGCAATGGGGAGCGAACCGGCAGGCTCCACCACAATGGCGTTCTCGTTATACAGCTCCAGAATAGTGGTACAAGCCTTACCCTCTGGCACCTTCACCACATCATCCAGAAGCTTCGAGCAGATATCGAAGGTCAAGCCACCGACACGCTTCACCGCCGCGCCGTCCACGAACTTGTTAATCTCCTTCAAGGTGACCACCTCACCGCTCTCCATGGCCTCAATCATAGAAGCTGCGCCGCTAGGCTCCACACCAATCACCTTAGTTGCCGGGCTCACCGTCTTGATATAGGTAGCTACACCGGCTGCCAGCCCGCCGCCGCCGATGGTGACGAACACGAAGTCCGCAGGCTTGTCCAGATTCTCCATTACCTCCATGGCAATGGTTCCGTTGCCGGCAATAATACGCGGCTCATCGAACGGGTGAATCAGGGTCATGCTATAGTCAATGCAAGCCTGGAGTGCTTCATCATAAGCATCATCGAAGGTATCCCCCTTCAGAATCACCTCAACGAATTCGCCGCCAAAGCGCCGGACCTGCTTAATCTTCTGATTAGGGGTAGTGCTCGGCATGAATATCTTGCCTTTGATGCCGAGTGCCTTGCAGGAATAAGCCACGCCCTGGGCATGATTTCCCGCGCTGGCGCAGACGATGCCCTTGGCTCTGTCTTCGTCAGACAAACTGCGGATCATATTATAGGCTCCCCGGATTTTGAAGGAGCGTACAATCTGCAGATCCTCACGCTTCAAGTACACATTACAGCCATATTTGGCCGACAATACCGCATCCAGCTGGAGCGGTGTACGGACGATAACCTCCCGCAGCACATGGTGTGCTCGTACAATATCTTCCATTCCTACGATCCGGTTTTCGCCTTCTCTCATGTTTTCCCCGCCTCACTGTCTCTTTCTTATCGTTTCGCTTCTTGTAACATACTCTTCCAAGGACTTTTTTTCAACCCTTGTCCTCTCCACACACCATAACATCCACTGAGAGTGGAATTGTTGAAGCCTATACCTTAAACCTCGACACCGCACTCAACAACTGCGCCGAGCTGAGCTTAATCTCCTCCATCTCCGCTACGATGCTGCCGGACCGCCCGATGATCTGCTCCGCTCCGGCAGCAATGGCTCCCGCTCCTTCCGCCCCCTCATTCGTTGCACTGCCCGTCTCGCTGATCGCAGTAAGCATGCTCTGGATGGAAGCCAGCAGCTCTTCCGAGGTAGCGCTGAAGT
The sequence above is a segment of the Paenibacillus sp. FSL R7-0204 genome. Coding sequences within it:
- a CDS encoding ATP-binding protein; the protein is MGQSILRMKAVQILLVAAVTAVAGEFKINPFDGDIFRIAMGSSAFLLFLLLMRQLPYIRTGCATGVVVLLFRTAMDMVEGSGLTVEQSLSSHFSAMIYYIVFGALMHVIKSRIDTFHPLVLGAVAAVIDLLSNEMELLTRLIVLDSATFRLNEWTYLMAIAVLRTYFTTGVYSSISVSQLRIREREQHERTQQMLGFGSGLYGEVFYLKKSIGTLEQVTLNSFELYSKLKDGEGTGPYSRQVLDITQQLHEVKKDSQRILAGLVKLVEREVNGDMPLSGILQFAVKSNAKYAEMLGKEIKFHIHITSDYTTDSYIPLLTLLNNLTANAVEVIQGTGSIHLNAYEQDGMTILTVTDSGTGIGKRDLGLLFEPGFTTKFDEEGIAATGIGLSHVRDIVNMFEGSITVQPVSHTGGAMFQITVPSMKLRKEE
- a CDS encoding amino acid ABC transporter permease, with the translated sequence MDFIGAYSADNLKFLLDGLYVTLIVAFVSIFLSFIIGCMIGVIRYSEVPVLSPVMFYLVELIRNLPLLLIIFFIRFALPEVGIKLGLITAAIAALTIFEAAMIAEIVRGGLMSIDKGQIEAARSSGLSTVQTLWHIVLPQGLRRMVPPLVSQFISLLKDTSLAVVISLPELMHNANIVIGHSYSYAIPTLALVALIYFVVNYLLSLLSRRLEHRAV
- a CDS encoding amino acid ABC transporter permease — its product is MDFSILTNYFGLYMEGFYGTLLSSVLALIGSFLIGAVVAVFRMTSVKGLRWFGAVYVEFIRNIPLLLVVYIFYYGPSALGFTLDGFKAGTIGLAVYTSAFIAEAIRAGIMAVPKGQMEAARSSGLSYIQTMLHIILPQAIKLVIPPLGNQFINLIKNSSVLTLVAGLDLMYFADGISTETYRTFDTYIFVAVFYLVLTLPLSYGVRIWERRLQRKY
- a CDS encoding glutamate ABC transporter substrate-binding protein → MSKSFKVLSVLMIAAMLVIAGCGNNKGKNDNAAGGNAAGGAAADSAAIAKIKERGKLLVGVKFDTRLFGLKDPASGNVEGFDIDISKAIAKTILGDENAIELKEVTSKTRIPMLNNGEIDMVVATMTITEDRKKEVDFSDVYFQAGQSLLVKKGSPITGLESVTKDTKILGSKGATSIKNIKEKVPGVTVLEFDNYQDAFSALKAGQGDALTTDDAILYGMASQDPGFEVVGKPFTDEPYGIAVQKGNADVVKAINDTLAELKANGEYDAIYTKWIGKAPAK
- a CDS encoding amino acid ABC transporter ATP-binding protein; protein product: MIDFHQVDKHYGQFHVLKGIDLHVQEGEVVVVVGPSGSGKSTMLRCINRLETITSGGLTVDGITVNERKTDINTLRKEIGMVFQHFNLYPHKKVIDNITLAPVKVLGLSKAEAEKTAMYYLEKVGIADKAETYPSQLSGGQQQRVAIARGLAMKPKIMLFDEPTSALDPEMVGEVLDVMRALAREGMTMVVVTHEMGFAREVADRVIFMDQGQIVEEAEPEAFFASPKEERTRTFLSRVLSH
- a CDS encoding inorganic phosphate transporter encodes the protein MDTSIYVLAFVIFLALAFDFINGFHDTANAIATSVSTRALKPRTAIMLAASMNFIGALMFTGVAKKIGGSITDPTLLDNGIDIVTATLIAAIIWNLVTWWLGIPSSSSHALIGALAGAVYVGAGTEHIKWSGFIEIVEGLIFSPLIAFVIGYIVMTILKWIFAKRSPHTVNKGFRSMQIVTAALQSFTHGTNDAQKAMGIITFALVTSGRLETMEVPLWVKIAAATSMALGTSIGGWKIIKTMGTKIFKIEPINGFAADISAASVIFTATLLHLPVSTTHAITSSILGVGSAKRFSAVKWGVAGRIVVTWFITIPISALLSGVIFKLFF
- a CDS encoding DUF47 domain-containing protein, coding for MRLRKKDIFFETLENMADTIVQAADYFAQNISTLQGNVENFAAEMKKYESQCDTYTHTVIKELNKTFITPLERDDIMDLITSMDDVIDGLEASASRFYMYNLLDADEYIVQFAEILRQSAYEIQKAVHLLSQKKLLAIREYTIRLNDLENQGDEVLRICTKALFETVKDPIELIKRKELYERLETTTDKCEDVANMLESIIMRNS